The stretch of DNA AGGGTTTAAAAATTGCTTCTGCAAATTATACAGTGCCATTCTCTTCTCATACCTAAAATCTAAAAACTCAGTTTTCTTTTGAATTTCATAAATACCTAAAATAATTAAGCTTGGAATGAGGTAATAGGCAATGAATGAAAAGGTAAAGCTTTTATTTTTCTTCCTTGCTGGTGTTTCAATAAAATAATAAGTTAAAAGAGATAGGATGATAGTCGTTAATGCAACAATAAAATATTGTTTTATTGATGTGAATTGCTCAACAAATAAATATTTACGGGCAAGCACAATAACAGGCCAGTGCCATAGGTAAAGCGAATAAGATATTTTACCAATAAAAACTAAAGGTTTTAACGAAAGTCCTTTAGCAACTATAGTTTTTGGGTGAAAAAAATATAAAATAAGCCCAGTACCAACTGTTGGGATGACAGCCCAAAAACTTGGAAATAAGTTCTTCCCTGAAATATAGATAATAGAAAGCACAACCGCTATTAAACCTAAAATAGTTAATAAATTATAACAATTCTGCATGATTTTATTACTATTATCGCAAGGAGCTTTTGCTAATAACTCTTTATTTCTATGTAAAGATAAAATCCCGATAATAGATCCTATTAATAATTCACCAGCTCGACCAGTAAATAGAGAATAATAATTATATTTTGTTAAAAACACTGATTTAGATGAGAGTTGAGCAAGAACAAAAGATGCTAACGCAATTAATATTAAACAAATTAAAATAGCTTTTGCATTTAACTTTATTAAGTTAAATTTAGATTGATATCTAATACCAATTAAAAGCAATAAAATAAAAGGGAATAGAATATAAAATTGTTCTTCAACCGCTAAACTCCATGTATGAAGAATTGGCATTATCTCGGCTGATTGATCCCAATACCCCCCTGTATTTTGAGCGAAAAACATATTTTCCCAAAAATAGGTCGTTGATTTTAAACTTTTAAGAAAAAGCATAAATTCATCAGGCAATAATAAATACCAAGCAACTACAGTAGTACAAAACATAACAACAAAAAAGACAGGTAAAATTCGGTTAATACGGCGCTGGTAAAAAACCTTAAAACTAAATTGATTATTTTGGATATCACTATAAATAATCTTAGTGATTAAATAACCTGATATAACGAAGAAGATATCTACCCCAATAAAGCCACCATGCAGCCAACTATTGTTAAGGTGAAAAATAATGACTGCAAGTACTGCGATAGCACGAAGTCCGTCAATATCTGAACGATATTTTAAATGCATAATATATTTAAGATTGAAAAAATTGAGGACTAATTTTACCGTAATAAATAAATAAATAAATAAATAAATAAATAATTTTAAGTCGGAAGCGAAGCTTTATACAAAAGAAACTTTGAAAAAATCATGGGATAATTTTATAAGAGGAGTTTCAATATGTCTGATATTTTTAAAGCTGCCTTTATTTTTGTTGCGCCGGCTGCTGATTCTAAAAAGCACATGTCTAGGGTAAAGACAGACAAGTTTCACGTTAAAATGCTCGCAGTGCATGATTATCATCAAGGCTGTATGATAATTGATGATTTATATCCCGAAGGTTGATATGTGCAGGATTCGGTCATTTGAGGGTTGCTAGTATAGTGAAGTCTATCGACGGGCGAATGCATATTGGTGTTGTACTTTTTGAACGTCATCCTTGCTCAGATAACCTCATCATTGATACACTGTTCATGTCATTTTCTAAATCTTAAATATCCCACCATATTTGCTATGCCGCAGATACCGACCTCAACCCGATTTGCCGCCTTGGCTAGCTCATTGTTGGGAGTGTAGCTTCAATAAAAACGACATTTTACCAGAAATTTTCCCAGGGACGGGCGCTGAGATTCTTTTTAATTTGGGAGATAATTTTTCGATAACAAGCATATCTCAGTATGGCTTATCTTAGAATTTTTTAGTTAATCAAGGTGCTGCGATATTACTTAGTCCACGCTACAG from Orbaceae bacterium lpD04 encodes:
- a CDS encoding acyltransferase family protein, which produces MHLKYRSDIDGLRAIAVLAVIIFHLNNSWLHGGFIGVDIFFVISGYLITKIIYSDIQNNQFSFKVFYQRRINRILPVFFVVMFCTTVVAWYLLLPDEFMLFLKSLKSTTYFWENMFFAQNTGGYWDQSAEIMPILHTWSLAVEEQFYILFPFILLLLIGIRYQSKFNLIKLNAKAILICLILIALASFVLAQLSSKSVFLTKYNYYSLFTGRAGELLIGSIIGILSLHRNKELLAKAPCDNSNKIMQNCYNLLTILGLIAVVLSIIYISGKNLFPSFWAVIPTVGTGLILYFFHPKTIVAKGLSLKPLVFIGKISYSLYLWHWPVIVLARKYLFVEQFTSIKQYFIVALTTIILSLLTYYFIETPARKKNKSFTFSFIAYYLIPSLIILGIYEIQKKTEFLDFRYEKRMALYNLQKQFLNPESNFCHNNIIGNCIFGDLKKEPKVLLIGDSNAAHYAPYLDEAGKKYGFSIQIMTNDRHICALIPEERDKVSSKEFTEKCNQFLKILDSAIKNSNIIMFTTRQENIFHNQNLKFLLDTPLKNYLSFLGGNNRKVVFLSQVPMLNMDEYNRYYNSYLNGVPFKSDHFLLGTEKVSNEFVRKSLVDTNVIYMSPLDSLSKISKENWPIYNGLLAYSKDNNHLNEYVTRQWSQEVLPKQKAFWEKIAKEANELDVVK
- a CDS encoding DUF6506 family protein produces the protein MSDIFKAAFIFVAPAADSKKHMSRVKTDKFHVKMLAVHDYHQGCMIIDDLYPEG